CATAATCGAACTTCTTCTGCATATTGCTGGATCTCCAGCCGCTCCGGTTGCGCCCATGGAAACGCAGATAAAAAAAATCCGTACTGGTAACGATATCAAGAGGCGGGAACAGCCCCGGCAAAGGCGGAGCATCGACGGCAACCAGAGCGATATTGCGTCGTTCAAGTTCGGCAAAGACCTGATCGACGGCCCAGGAGGCATGACGAAACTCCACCGCCAGCGGCAATCCCTGCAGCCCGTCAAGCAGCTTTGCCAGGTAATAGCGATTCTGTTCAGTCCTGTTGAAATTTGGCGGTAGCTGGATAAGCACGGCGGCCAGACGATCGCCCAGCGGCTCGATTCCCCGGCGATACAATTGCAGCTGGGTATCCCGGTCTTCCCGGCGCTCATGGGTCAGGGTTCTGGTCAGCTTTGCCGCAAAACGAAAATCAGCGGGCACCTTGACCGCCATCCGGGCAACGGCTTCGGCCCGGGGCATCTGGTACCAGGTATAGTTGAGTTCCACCACGGGAAAGAACCGCATATACAGGCCGAGCATATCGGCGGTCCTGGTACCTGGGGGATAAAAACCGCTGTCGCTCCATTCGGTATACGAATAGCCGGAGGTGCCGATCAGCAGTGGGCAACCGGTGCTGCCGACCACTGGTTTGCTCAGCGCAGAGAGCCCAAACATCATGGCTCCCGGTTCAGCTGTGGCAGTCATCATCGATTGCTTCCTCCGATATCATCAATGGTATCACGGATAACACCCACAACCTTTCCCTGGACAAGCAATTCTCCGAACTGATAGTGCATGGTCCTGTACGCCGTGTTTTCCGGGCGCATTTCAATATGATCGTTTTTCAGGAAAAAACGTTTCACCGTCGCCTCCTCTCCATGGATCAACGCCGCGACGATCTCGCCGTTTTCCGCATACTGCCTCGCCTCGCAGATCACCAGATCACCATCGAGGATACCGGCATCCTGCATGGAATCCCCGGTAATGCGCAGACAGAAAAGATTGTCGCCGCGAAACCGGTTGCCGTCGACCACAACGGTGCCCTCCCATTCCTGCTGAGCATACATAGGCAGACCGGCGGTAATCTGGCCGATAACGGGAAGCTCACGTACCCGCTGCCCCTGGTCTCCGCCGACTGTACCATCCCGCAGACGAAGAGTGCGGCTATAGTGGCCGTCGCGCTCCAGCAGACCCTTTTTTTCAAGCTGCTGTATCATCTGGGCCACGGCGGTATGGCTTACACCCATCTCAAGCGCGGCCTCTCTCAGACTCGGCGCCCCTCCATTCTCGGTTATCTTCTTTTTAAGATAACTGAAAAAATGCTCCTGTTTCTCGGTCAGTTCCATATGCTCTCCAGCTTAATGTATATGTACATTTTCCTAATAATATCATTTCAAGGATTATTGTCAATTTACATTTATAAATGTCAAGCGCTTCCGGCAACAGTATATGTCAGGCTCTACAGATGAACCCATTGATTCGCAAATGGATTTTTTCTGCTGATCGGTACAGGAAAAAAAATCAGGAATGAAATGCTGGTGATTAAACATGCAGGAGGGGGAGCCAGCTTGAAGGACGTGTGTTACTGGCAGGTTTGATATAGGTAGTTATACCAGAGACCTGCCAGGAACCTGCAAATGCGGAAGAGCGGACTTTCTCGATCGGATGCTTATGGCGACGCTATCGAAATTACGATCTACGCCCACCCTTGCCGCCACCACCGCGGCCCCGACCGCCGCCGGTACCGTCACGACGGCCTTTTCCACCACCACGCCCGAGTCCTCTGCCGGGTTGTTCCTGATTGGGATTCTTCCGAAAAGAGTCCTTTTTATTGTCCTGCTGGGTCGTTCCGCTTCCGCCCTTTCTGTTCCTGTCTTCCTGTTGCATTTTGCTGCCCTCCTTGAAAATGGCATGGTTGCCGACCAATCATTTTGTACATTTGCCCATAATGTAGTGATTAAACTTTTTCATGCAACTACTATTATGCCAACCACCAATTCAGGAAAATGCCAGGGAATCCCCATAATCCTTCCGAATCGGATCGTTTATTCCTGCAAGACAGGACCGCAGGCGGCAATCATAGCAGCTCCGCCTTTGCTCTTCTCTTCAATCCATGAACTGGCGCAGACATTCAACGCAAGACTTCTCTACAGATCCGAACGGCACGTTTTTTGCTTTTACAGAATAAAGATACCTGATTACCCCTGATCCTCAGCTCCAGACCGAAATGCTGAGTTTCAGGGGGAATCAGATAAAGAATCTCGTAAAAGTCATCGAAGTTGCCGAGATGGGCTCTGCGATAAGCACCCGTGCGGACATAAACTCCGACTTCGAGAAAGCTCGATATACTCCTACACAGCGGAGGGATGCCCATGCAGACACGGGAGCCGGTATCGGCTTTAAGCGAAGCAAAAGATATCTTCAATCAGCTGCAGAGGGAACTTCCGGCCATTTTCCTCGACTATGACGGCACCCTCACGCCGATTGTCGACGATCCAACCGAAGCAAGACTTGATGATACAACCAGAGAGGTGCTGCAGAGGCTGGCCAAACATATGTTCGTCGCCATCATCAGCGGCAGGGGGATTGAAGATGTCCGGGAGATGGCCGGGATCGACAACCTCACCTATGCCGGCAGCCATGGCTTTGAGATCAGCGACGGCAGCGGCTATTTTGATGAGGATGACCGCAAAGAGCAGTTTCTTTCCACCCTGAAGAAAGCGGAAGAGGATCTCGAGACTGCAACAAAGGATATACCAGGCGTTCAAATCGAGAGAAAACCTTTTGCCATTGCCGTTCATTACCGAGGCGCCGCAGAAAAAGCTATTGCCGACGCCGAGAAACAGGTCAACACAATTATTGACCAACATGACGAACTGAAAAAGACTTCCGGCAAGAAAATCTTTGAGCTGCGCCCGGATGTGGACTGGGACAAAGGCAAAGCGCTGCAGACAATGCTCAGTCGCTTTCATGTCGATTGCTCCAGGATAACACCGTTATATATAGGTGACGACACTACCGACGAGGACGCTTTTCGCTGTATCGGCAACAGCGGCATCACTATCCTGGTCAGCGATCATCCCCGCCCCACCCGAGCCCGCTACATCCTGCGTGATCCAACGGAGGTAACCTCCTTTCTGGAAAGACTGGCCGAAATAGCCGACAGAGCGACAACCAAGGGAATCTGGTCGCTGACCTATGAAGGTTATGATCCCGAAAGCGAAAAACTGCGCGAGGCTCTCTGTACCCTCGGCAACGGCTTTTTCGCCAGCCGCGGCGCAAGCCTGCAGTCATCCGCCGACGAAAAACATTATCCGGGAAGCTATATCGCCGGCTGCTATAACCGTCTGCAAAGCAAAGTTGCCGGAAAGATTATCGAAAACGAAAGTCTCGTCAATATTCCCAACTGGCTCCCCCTTAGCTTCCGCCTTGACGAGGGTCCCTGGTTTGACTGCGATACCATCAAGCCGGCTGACTATCATCAGGAGCTTGACATGGCCTCCGGCATTTTAAACAGGACCATCCGCTTCGTCGATGAGCAGCAGAGAGAGGTTCACCTGAGGGAGCGCCGGTTCGTCAATATGGACATACCTCATCTTGCCGGACTTGAAACCGTAATCACCATAAAAAACTGGTCGGGCACCATCCACTTGCGCACTGCTCTGGACGGCGGAGTGGCTAATACGCTGGTCGCCCGCTATAGAGATCTTAACAACAACCATTTGAGAACAGTTGAACAGGGCATCGATGAAGATGGTGAGATCATCTGGCTGCAATCGGAAACCAGGCAATCGCATATCCGCATTGCCGAGGCGGCACGTACCCGGTTCTTCCTCGATGAGGAGCTTATAACTGAAGCAGAACGACGCCCCCTGCGCGAATCCGATTATATAGGCCAGGAAGTAACCCTTTCGATCAAGGCCGGAGAAGAATTGCGCCTTGAAAAAATAGTCGCCGTTTTTTGTTCAAGGGACCGCGCCATCTCCGAAAGTCTTGACGAAGCACGGCTGCGAATCGCCCATGCCCCAGGCTTCGGGGTCCTGCTCAAGGCTCATCAGCGGGCCTGGCGCCATCTCTGGCAGCGTTGTGGTTTTGATCTGCAGGCATCGCATCCGAGAATCTCCCAGATCCTCAACCTCCATGTTTTTCACATGCTGCAGACCGTATCGGTGCATTCCATCGATCTTGATGCCGGCATTCCTCCACGGGGACTGCATGGCGAAGCATACCGCGGCCTGATCATGTGGGATGAATTATTCGTCTTTCCCTTTTTTAACCTGCGTATTCCCGATCTTACCCGGGCATTCCTCAGATACCGCTACAAGAGGCTGCCACAAGCCAGGCTGGCGGCTGCAGAGGCGGGCTTTAACGGCGCCATGTTCCCATGGCAGAGCGGCAGCAACGGCCGGGAAGAAGCACAGACACTGCATCTCAACCCGCAATCGGGCCGCTGGATTCCCGATAATACCCAACTGCAGCGCCATATCAATATCGCCGTGGCCTACAATGTCTGGCTCTATTATCAGGTAACCGATGACCGTGATTTCATGTCATACTACGGTGCCGAAATGATAATCGAAATAGCCAGATTCTGGGCAAGCCTTACCAGCTATAACGACTCAGTTCAACGCTATGAAATCCACGGAGTTATGGGTCCCGACGAATTCCACACCGCTTATCCGGACTCCACCGAGTCCGGACTGACCAATAACGCCTACACCAATGTCATGGTGGCCTGGCTGTTCTGCAGGGCATTGGAGGTTTTTAAGATGCTGCCGGAAGAACGCAGGCAGTCGACGCGGGAAAATCTCTCTTTAGATGATAAGGAAATTGCGCTTTGGGAGGATATCAGCCGCAAAATGCGGATCGCTTTTCATGATGACGGCATCATCAGCCAGTTCGAAGGATACGATCAACTCGAGGAGTTTGACTGGGAGAGATATAAAAACAAATATGGCGATATTCACCGCCTCGACCGCATCCTCGAGGCGGAAAACGACAGCACCAACCGCTATAAACTTTCCAAACAGGCCGACGTACTCATGCTCTTCTTTCTGCTTTCCGCGGATGAACTGGGCCAGCTCTTCAAACGCCTGGGATATTCCCTGGAGTACGAGAGTATTCCTAAAAACATCGACTATTATCTCAAACGCACTTCACACGGATCAACGCTCAGCCGGGTTGTTCACGCCTGGGTACTGGCCAGATCCAGACGTGAACAATCCTGGCACCTCTTTTGCGATGCCCTGAAAAGCGATGTCTCGGATATTCAGGGGGGTACCACCCACGAAGGCATTCACCTTGGAGCCATGGCAGGAACTGTGGATCTGATGCAGCGCTGCTACACCGGTCTGGAAACACGCCAGGACATCCTCTGGTTTAACCCGGCCCTGCCCGATGAGGTGCAAAGCATGGCTTTTAATATCCTTTATCGCCGGCATTGGCTGCGGGTGACAATCCATCGGGAAAGCATTACCATCAACAGCAGACAGGGACGGACTGCCCCTCCCATTAAAGTAGGGGTGCGGGATACTCTTCATGAACTGCAGCCCGGATGCTCCATTGAACTGGGGCTGAAACGATAGGATTCTCGCTGCTATTTATTTTGCCTCGGCCTCGAGGGCGCAGGCGATACAGGTCAACACGCTGGGATCAAAGCGCAGGCGGCCCTCACTGATTTCCTCTTCGCAAACAACACAGTATCCATACTTCTGGGATTCAATACGTTTAAGAGCCGACTCGATGCGCTGCCGCTCGAGATCCGTCAGCCGGGCCGTCGCCTTATCCATAGCCTGTTGCTGCATGGCGTCCATACGCGACAGGCGCCCCATTCGCGTCTGATCGAGCTCAAGCGGAGTGTCTTCTTTTTTTGCCTGCCTGGCCGCCATTATTTCCGCCAAGCGTTCAATAAGACGCTTTGTATAATACTCTAAATCAATATTGCCATGCATGTTCCATCCTCTTATATTTTTGTCGGGACTACGCTCCGGCGCAGTATCGCACGATAATCGGAGATTCTATGGTCATCGCTAACCAGGCGGTTGATTAAACCTAAAGACCACTGCGCTTTGCTTTTTTTTGAAAAGTATGGTGTGCCGGTTGAGTCTGAATATATAAGCCAAAAAAAAAGTGAACCGGAACAAACCTGCTCTGTGATTATGCCTTAGCTGTACCGGCGACTACTTTCTCTTTTGCCAGTTCATTTTTAACCGCCAGAGCAATATCTTCAAAAAGATAGGGCTTCCTGATATAACTTCCCGCGCCAAGACGGAGGGCCTCTTTTACCTGTTCAGTTTCGGAATAACCGGTGGTGATTACGGCTCTCTGGCCGGGGTGAATCTGCAGAATACGTCTATACGTTTCCAGCCCGTTCATTCCGCCGTCCATCAGCATGTCAAGAAGAAGCAGATCTACGGAATGTTGATTCAGAAAATCGATGGCCTTTTCGCCGCTCGGCACAGTTATGACATTATAGCCCATCCGGCCGAACATCATCGATGCTAAATCGCGCTGTTCCGTCATATCGTCTATAACCAGAATACTTTCCCCCCTGCCGTGGTAATCATTCTTAGTCAGCTCCAGCTGCTCCTGCAGGAGTACTCTTCTCGTCACCGGAAAATACAGACTGAAGGTGGTTCCTTCGCCGGGAACCGTCTGCAGGTCAATATAACCTTCATGATCCTCGACAGCCCCCCAGACAACAGCCATGCCAAGGCCGGTGCCACTTCTTCCCATTACCTTGGTGGTAAAGAAAGGCTCATAAATACGGTCCTGATCCTCCGGGCTGATGCCTGCGCCGGTATCGCCTATAACCAGAACAACATATTCGCCCACACCTATCTTTTCCGTCCTGGGATCCTCATCATCTATAATTGTCACTGCTGTGGCGATTGAAACATATCCGGATTCCTGGATGGCTTCGACAGCATTGATTACCAGATTCATGATGGTTTTAGAGAGATGCAGAGAGGAGCCGAGAATATTGACCAGCCCCGGCTGCAGATCGACCTTTATTTCGACATGAGGGTTATCACGGATTAGTTGCCGATGCTCGGGGCTCTCAAGATATCGGTTGACGACGTTGTTGAGATTGATCACTTCATTGACCACGACACCTCGACGTGCCAGGGTAAGAAGATCCTGAACAATGGCGGAGGCCTTCAATCCCGTATCTTTAATGATCTGCAGAGGAACCTTGAGACTGCTGTCGTCCGGATACTGCACAAGGAGCAAGTCCGGATAACTGACGATACCGGATAGAATGTTGTTGAGATCATGGGCAATGCCGCCGGCAAGGGTAGCGATAGACTCCATTTTCTGTGCTTTTCTCAGTTGTGATCTGGTCTCATCGCTCTTCAGCTCGAGCTCCTTTTTTTCAGTAATGTCAAAGGCAATCTGAAATTTGACGCTGCGGCCGTTAACCCACCTGATGATCCGATCATGATGGACATACCAGTTCCCGTTCACGGGATTTCTGCCCTCCCAGGTCAGCACCTTCGTCGGAATTTCACAGGGGGAAGGAGGTTGCATGCTTTGGCATCTCCTGCAGGGTTCGGTATTATCATATACCACCTTATGGCATTTCCCGCCGATCCTGTTGCCTCCGAAAGATTCAGACATACACGCATTCATGAAGAGGATCTCCCGGGTCTCTATATCACTTACGTATATTGTTGCCTGAATAGAGTTCAAAACCGTAAGCAAGGTGCTGTGAGACTCCTGCAGGGCTTTTTCCGCCTGAGCACGAGCAGAAATATCGCGGACCACATTCAGAATTACCACCTGGTTTCTCAAGACGATCTTTCGAGCATGACACTCTACAGAAAGATGTTTCCCCGCAGAATCCATAATTTCTGTCTCGAAGACAAGCTGTTCTTTTTCTGTCTGCAGAGTCTCCAGCTTTCTTTGCAGCATGTTTTTCTGCACGGGGAGCACGAGGTCGTAGAGATTTTTCCGGGTTAGCTCGGCAAAAGGGTAACCGAGTTTATCAAGTGCTACTTTATTGACATCAATCATTGATCCATGGAGATCATTGATAAAGACCATATCGGCCACGCCTTCAAAAAGATCCTGATAGCGTTCCATTTCACGCGCCTGGCGGATATGATCAAGCATGGAAAAGAGCGAAACTCTCAAACGATTGAACTCGTAGATGCGTGAAGTCGCCAAGGTATTTGAAATATCGTTTTCACCTGAGGTTATCTTATGAGCGAACCTGGTAAGCTGCCGCAAGGGCTCAACAAGTTTTCTGCTAAGAAAAATTGAGGTCAGCAGGGTCAGCAGGATGACAATAATGGCGGGAAACAGCACGGCATTGAGGACGCGATTCTTGGCGGCCCTGAGATTTCGCAGATTACCGAAAAAATAAACCCCGTCAAACTCAGCTCTTTTTGAGACGGCAAAATCCTCACCATTGAGGGTAATGTAGTCCAGAGAGTTGTCGTGATAGAAAGAGGCGGGAAAGGTAAGGGAGGAAGAAAGCTTTCTTCCGGAGAGAAGATCCCAGACCTCACCTTTGTCAAAATAAACCAGCTTATCGGCATATTTTCCTTCCTTGCCGAAAAGTGACTGAAGATGCTCGTCCTTGCTTATCTGGTAGGTGGCCGCGGCCACTCCAACCTGTTCCTGCTGTCTTCTTATCGGCACGCTCTGGATTAACTGGAATCCACCATTTTCGATAGTATTGACCAAAACAGGCTCGGATGTTTGCACCGGAAAGACTTTTTCAATCTGTCTGCCATCGATCCAGACTTCAGAAGGAGTAAAAAAGGAACCTGAAGCCGCATCCTTAATAATAAAATGTAGGTCGGGAATATTGTTATAGACGGTATGGAGATGCTGGGACAACTGTCGATGGGCTCCCAGCATAAGCGTGACGCGAACGGTATTATCATGCGCCAGCGCATTCAGCCTGTTGCTGAGTCTGTTTATGCGGTTTTGAAAGACCTGCCCCGCCTCCCCGCCTTTCGCCTGTATACCTTCCTCAAACTCACTGTTCAGGCTCTTATTGAGGGTGAAGTAAAGAATTCCCGATACCGCTGTGACTGAAACAATAACGAGCAGAACAATAACAACCGTCAGATACCCGGCTAGAGGATAAGCCGGAACGGGCACGTCGAGCGGTTCATCTACATCCTCACTTGCTGAATACTTCATCTGCCGCCAAAAGGATATCTGCAGGAATTTTCAGCCCCAGCTGCTCTGCACGTTTAAGGTTGAAAACAAGGGCGACTCGGGGAGCATCTTCAATAGGAAGACTGCCGGGCTCGGCTCCACTGAGAACAGCCGCCGCTTTTTTGCCGGCCAGCTCTCCCATGGAGAAAAAATCCACGGTGGCGCCGCCGAAAAGCCCCAGTTTGATGAAGGCGTAATTTAATCCTATGGTGGGCTTGTGCGCATGCAGAAGCGTGTGGTTTATAATTTCCGGTGCGGTGTAAACCCGGCCTTTTTTATCCTTAAGCAGCAGCGTACCGAGGTACAGGGCACCAAATTCGGCTGAGTCGTTAAATTGGGCAAGGGTGCTGACGAACTCCTCCCAGGAATTCATCATCTGCAACTCCACCGCCGGAACCGGTATATTACTTTCTTCGTTGAGCTCAAGTTCCACCTGTTGCTGTATGGCTTTACCGGTAGGCGACATGTCGCCCAGAAAGAGAACGCTGTTCATCTCATGCAGAGAGGATAGGACGCGTATGGCTTCGCGGATATAAAGCTTCTCATACACTCCGGTAATATTGTTCCCCGGTATTGAGCGATCAGCCATGAACTCCTTTTGCCGATCATAATTTTCAGGCTGATTGTTCATGCCTGAAAAAATATAGGGAGTGGAAGTGCCGGAAGCTGGCAGCGCCACGGCACGAAAGGCATTATCATCAAGGGTTAGGACAACATCGGGCTGAAAAGCGGCAATTTCCTCCACTGCCAGATTTGCCTGCTCGGCAATAAGTTCCGGAGTATTGTTGTTCTTTTTGGTATCCATATAATACGTTGCGACCTCAAGGTTTTCCCCCTGTTTCCAGCCGGCATCGTTCAACGCCTTAATTGCGCCATCATGCTGTGGCTGACCGCATATATGATCTTTTTCGTAACTGTGGACAATGAAGAGCTTTTTAACATCCGCAGCCATTCCAGAAGAGGAGCCACAGACAATGGCGAGAGAACACGCCATGCTGAAAAATCTCTTACACAACTTCACCATAAACCACCTCATTGCTTGATTAATGCCTTACCCCGACAAATGCCACGATACGAAAAAGAAACGAAAAATGAATTCCAATCTGTGATTTGTCTCTGGAGGAGCTGCGACTGAGTTTGATCGACCCTAAGTCTTTTTCGATGCGCATTTTGCTCATATTGCAACAAACATACTCGCCGAATGACAACATATTCATTCAAACATGCAATGACTTACTCTGTCCGGGCAGCAACAAATCAACCCACTGAGGTTACAGTACCGCAACCTGCATTACAATGGTGAAATCTAAAAATTTGAAGGAGAAAAATGAAGTAGGAAATCAAGGGAATATTGGTGGGAGATGAAATTTCTTATTGATTACCAATCAAAATCAGCCAAAAAATGTTTGTATATTATTGTATTCAAAGGAAAATACACCTATATTATCATTCCAGGTTTGATAACGATATGACGACAAATACAATGTTTTTGCCATATCTTCAAGCCTGCCGGCATGACAGCTGAATAGCATTGGTAATCAGTAATGTGTATGTGGTTAATTTCTGGAAAATATGACGATCTGTGTGGCAATGTTACTTCAGTGCCTCCAGAATCTCATCGGTGACATCCCTGCCGCCGACAATCAAGGAATTGGCATCGAAAATATAATCATAGCCCTTTTCATCTGCTATTTTCTGCAGATCCTTTTTCATTTCCTTGAGAGCCTCTTCCTGCAATTGTTCGCCTCTCTGTTGCATCTGCTGCTGCATCTGCTGCTGGGCCATCATCTGTTCCTCTTCGGCCATACCCTGCAACTCCTCCTGCATCCCCTGGATTTCCGTTCCAAACTCTTCCTGGGCTTTGAGGAAAGCAGGGTGCACTTCGATAATTTTCCCGATATCAACGAAAACAATATTTTTGGGGTCGTTTTTTTCGGCAGCCACCTGACCAACTGGGTACATCAGCATGGTGACCATAAAAAAAATGGCTACAATACCGGCCGCCCGGAAAGAAACTTCCCTGCTGCTCTTTATTTTTTCATACATTCTTTAACCCTCCCCTTCAATTTTTCAAAAAAAAGAGCCGCGAAGACAAACGGTTAACCCTCGCATTCTGTTGAGTGTTTCAGCTGCGCACTCAGACATTCTGCGAGCCTGCCAATACTTCACGACCCTACCTTTGACGCCTGATGTTATATTAAGAGTTTAAGCATCACATCATGTAATTGTCAAATCAGACGCTGCAAACCGCCATTGATACTGCTTCATTTTCACCAGGCGGCTCAAAATTTCTACTTTGAGTTTTTGTGTTGCGGCGATGAGCGCTGCTGCATGGCAGTATCGCTTGGCGTGGCATTGGTTATTGCATTTTTTTCCTGATTCCCCCTGATCCTCAGCTCAAGGTCGGGACTGCACTTTTTACGGGTCTCTGCAGCCCGGACGGCTGCAGCGAAGCCCCCATGGACGGGTGTATGGCGTCCCGGATGAAAAGAGCAGTCCCGGCCTGGGCCATGTGGTGCTGAGTTTCAAGGGTGATCAGATTTTTTTTTAACCGATTTCAGCTCGATATGGTAAAAGATACATACCCCCCACGAAACAACTGAGAGGATTTTTATGAAAGTGACACTGCCTTTAGCAAATGGAGACCACTACCAACTCAGTCCCAGCAAAATAGTGGCTCTGGGTCTTAATTACCTTGAGCATATCAAAGAAAGCCAGTCTGTTGATGTCCGTAATTTTACAGAGGAGGTGCCGACAGAGCCGGTTTTGTTCCCCAAGACTCCGAATGTTCTCATCGGGCCGGGAGAAACAATCATTCTGCCTTCTTTTGTGCGGGATTATGGCTTTACAGACTGCCGTACCGATCATGAGGCGGAACTCGCCATAATCATCAAAGACAGGGTGAAAAATCTGCCTCCAGAACAGGCTCTGCAGCACGTCCTGGGCTTTACCTGCTTTAATGATATCAGCCAGAGAAACCTGCAGAAAGGCGATAAAGCCGGATGGTTTCGCGGAAAATCACTCGACACCTTCGGACCCATCGGCCCGGTAATTGTACCGCCCGAGGCGATCGGCGATCCACAAAATCTTGCTATCCGCTGCCGCCTCAACGGCAAAACTGTTCAGGATTCCAATACCCGTCATATGATTTTTCCGATTCCTGAGATAATATCTTTCGTCTCGAAGAATTTCACCCTCGAACCCGGTGATATTATCATCACCGGCACTCCGAGTGGTGTTGGACCGTTGAAAGATGGAGATACGGTGGAGGTTGAGATTGAGAACATAGGTACGCTGAGCAACCCGGTGAAAGAAGAAAGATAAGGTTGGCGCAGCACACAAGAGGCATTAAAATAGCGTGAGAAGGAGGATACGTTTTCTCACATCAAGGAGGCACAATGAGCACGAAAGCGATTTTCGAAGCGGTGGATCTCGGCAACCGCATGGAGCACGTCTTCGTGACCACCACAAACGGCAATGGCCTGCCCCACCTGGCTGCCGCCGGCATCATCCGTTACATTAGCGAAGACCATATTAGCGTTGAAGCATGGTTTTGTCCAGCCACGATTCAAAATCTTGGCGACAACCCCCTTATTTCAGTGGTCGCCTGGGATCCTGCGACTGATATCGGACATCAAATTCTCGGAGAAGTTGAAAAAGTCGAGGAGATCGCCATGATGGATGGTTTCACTGGGGATCTTGAGAGCGAAGAACAGCTGCCTCAGTCCGAGAGCAGGCTGATTATCCGCGTCGACCAGGTACTCGCCTTCAGCCATGCCCCCCACAGCGATACCGTGGAATGAGCTGATATCTCAATCTGGAAAAGAGATTGTCCATGCTTTTGGAGTGAAGACCGCAGGTCATAAGCCGATACCGCTGCGGGTTTCCGCCACCTGCACGCCGCGCCGTTCTATCAGACTACCCTCGGCCAGATAGAGCTGTACCAGGGCGATGCGGTAATTGACCACGGCCTCTACCTCGGCTATTTGAGTCCGGAGCAGATCACGCTGGGCTTGAGCAACCAGAAGGGCGGTGCTGCTCCCTACTTCAAATCGCTCCTCTTCCGCCTTCAGGGTCTGCTCCTGAAAGATACGGGTTGCCCTGCTCGCCTCGATCTGCCGGCGGAGCCGCTCCACCTCGTTAATAGCCAGGTAGACATCCAACTGAACTATCTGGCGAAGATTCTCAATTGCCTCTACGGCCTGTCTGCGCTGAGCAAAAGCGGCCAGATTGGCTCCCTCGGCAGCACGGTTGCCCAGAAAATGACTCAGACGCAATCCGGCAGTGAAAGCATAGGAGTCGCCGACCACGTCGCTAAAGGAATCGCCAAATGATTCGCCATACCCGTTTTTCCCCAAAGTCATGAAAAGTTCGAGCCGGGGCAGAAGTCCATTGCGCGTCATAATCGTCTCCAGGCGATTGCGGTGCAGCCTCAGCCTGGCTTCACCAAGATCGGGGCGGATCTGCTCCGCCAACTTCAGGCGGTC
This Desulfopila inferna DNA region includes the following protein-coding sequences:
- the otsB gene encoding trehalose-phosphatase — encoded protein: MQTREPVSALSEAKDIFNQLQRELPAIFLDYDGTLTPIVDDPTEARLDDTTREVLQRLAKHMFVAIISGRGIEDVREMAGIDNLTYAGSHGFEISDGSGYFDEDDRKEQFLSTLKKAEEDLETATKDIPGVQIERKPFAIAVHYRGAAEKAIADAEKQVNTIIDQHDELKKTSGKKIFELRPDVDWDKGKALQTMLSRFHVDCSRITPLYIGDDTTDEDAFRCIGNSGITILVSDHPRPTRARYILRDPTEVTSFLERLAEIADRATTKGIWSLTYEGYDPESEKLREALCTLGNGFFASRGASLQSSADEKHYPGSYIAGCYNRLQSKVAGKIIENESLVNIPNWLPLSFRLDEGPWFDCDTIKPADYHQELDMASGILNRTIRFVDEQQREVHLRERRFVNMDIPHLAGLETVITIKNWSGTIHLRTALDGGVANTLVARYRDLNNNHLRTVEQGIDEDGEIIWLQSETRQSHIRIAEAARTRFFLDEELITEAERRPLRESDYIGQEVTLSIKAGEELRLEKIVAVFCSRDRAISESLDEARLRIAHAPGFGVLLKAHQRAWRHLWQRCGFDLQASHPRISQILNLHVFHMLQTVSVHSIDLDAGIPPRGLHGEAYRGLIMWDELFVFPFFNLRIPDLTRAFLRYRYKRLPQARLAAAEAGFNGAMFPWQSGSNGREEAQTLHLNPQSGRWIPDNTQLQRHINIAVAYNVWLYYQVTDDRDFMSYYGAEMIIEIARFWASLTSYNDSVQRYEIHGVMGPDEFHTAYPDSTESGLTNNAYTNVMVAWLFCRALEVFKMLPEERRQSTRENLSLDDKEIALWEDISRKMRIAFHDDGIISQFEGYDQLEEFDWERYKNKYGDIHRLDRILEAENDSTNRYKLSKQADVLMLFFLLSADELGQLFKRLGYSLEYESIPKNIDYYLKRTSHGSTLSRVVHAWVLARSRREQSWHLFCDALKSDVSDIQGGTTHEGIHLGAMAGTVDLMQRCYTGLETRQDILWFNPALPDEVQSMAFNILYRRHWLRVTIHRESITINSRQGRTAPPIKVGVRDTLHELQPGCSIELGLKR
- a CDS encoding DUF72 domain-containing protein gives rise to the protein MMTATAEPGAMMFGLSALSKPVVGSTGCPLLIGTSGYSYTEWSDSGFYPPGTRTADMLGLYMRFFPVVELNYTWYQMPRAEAVARMAVKVPADFRFAAKLTRTLTHERREDRDTQLQLYRRGIEPLGDRLAAVLIQLPPNFNRTEQNRYYLAKLLDGLQGLPLAVEFRHASWAVDQVFAELERRNIALVAVDAPPLPGLFPPLDIVTSTDFFYLRFHGRNRSGWRSSNMQKKFDYDYSTAELQEWARGGIRTMSEKTSKGMIFFNNHVRAQAPRNAGELQRILRDS
- a CDS encoding TraR/DksA family transcriptional regulator, with the translated sequence MHGNIDLEYYTKRLIERLAEIMAARQAKKEDTPLELDQTRMGRLSRMDAMQQQAMDKATARLTDLERQRIESALKRIESQKYGYCVVCEEEISEGRLRFDPSVLTCIACALEAEAK
- the lexA gene encoding transcriptional repressor LexA yields the protein MELTEKQEHFFSYLKKKITENGGAPSLREAALEMGVSHTAVAQMIQQLEKKGLLERDGHYSRTLRLRDGTVGGDQGQRVRELPVIGQITAGLPMYAQQEWEGTVVVDGNRFRGDNLFCLRITGDSMQDAGILDGDLVICEARQYAENGEIVAALIHGEEATVKRFFLKNDHIEMRPENTAYRTMHYQFGELLVQGKVVGVIRDTIDDIGGSNR